CATGATTGGAGGGCAGCTTGAAATTAATGTCATGATGCCGGTTATTGCCCATAATGTGCTTTTCTCTATAAGTATTTTGTCCAGGACAATGAAATCTCTCTCCACGAAGTGCCTGAAAGGGATAGAAGCCAATAGAGAACAAAGCCGATGGTGGATGGAACAAAGCCTGTCCCTCGTTACCTTATTGAATCCCGTGATCGGATATGACCATGCGTCCCGGTTAGCCAAACAATCCTTGCAGGAAAGAAAACCGTTGAAAGAAGTGGTCCTGGCTTCGGGGGTAATTAACGAAGTGGAATGGAATCAGCTCGTTGAGGAAAGCCTGGGCTAGGCCGGGCTTTTTTAAATGACAAAAACAGTGTTTACAGACTTATGATAAAAACTTGCCCAGTCTTTTCTTTTCCCGACTATCGTCATGCAAAGCTTTCTTCCCTCATACATATGAAACAGGAAATATTGGGGGGGTAAGACATGCAGCTTATCAATATCAGGGAACAGGGGATTTTCGAAGAGCTGTTTTGGATGGAAATTTTCGGGGATCACGCCCGATTTATTAACCGGGCTCTCACCGTTAACGCCCAGCAGGAGCTTGAACAAGCCGGGGCTTTTATCCGGCTGTTTAATACACTGGCAGACCGGGCTAATGCCAAGCCTGATGAAGGAGAACTCCGAAAGCTGCATAAAGAGGCTCTGGAAGCGGTATATCATCTCAGAACTTTTAAACTTTATCTGTTAAGGAAAATGTTGACCGAGACCTTTGAATTTCATCTATCACCGACCTTTCTTAATCACATGGTAAATGAAGCTGAAGAAGGGATTCATGTGATAAGTGCCCTGGCGGAAGGAAAGGAACCGCCAAGAGATCATGCCTTGCATCATCATCTAGTATGGCTTCAAGATGCTGTCGGCCATGCAGATTCGCTGGATGCCAATCTGGATTCTCAGGAGAAGGGCTTGAAAGCTTTAACAGAAGAGTATGGCCAGCATTTCGAATGGTTGTATTTGAAAGCGGTAGAACTGGTTGGTTATGTCAGGACCAGGCTGCAGGAATTCCCGGCTTTAAACAGGTTCAACTCCCAGGTAGAAATGGAAATGGTCTTATTCCGCAAGTTTTTAGAGGAATTAAAAGAAATGGACATCCGTCTTGAAGCCTTAGGAACGCTGAGTCCTTTGATGATTGACCATATGGCCAGAGAAGAATGTTATTATTTGCTAAAATTGTCCCAGGTAACGGCTCTGACTCCGCCCGCGTGCGATCCTGCAAAACCGAGAATAGGAAGGTGAGCGTTTTTATGCAAAGTACATAAAATATAAAAAGACAGTTTTCCGTAGGCAGGAGAACTGTCCTTTTTATAGGCTCTTGAACAAGACTCAAGGCAAGGGTTTCTTCGCCATTTCAGCCCGATTTTCTCCACCATCTGGCGGTTTTCTTTTCAGCCTGCCCGTGGCTCTCACCCTCTTCATCACCCAGTACAAGCTGCTTGACTTTTTCCCGATGTGCCTTCGTGGCTAATATATACAGAAGATCCCCCGGTTCAATGGTGGTACTACCTTTAGGGGTTACAAAGGAACTTCCCCGGATAATCGTCTGTATCAGTGTATCCTCTGGAAAATCAATTTCTTGAATTTTTTTATAAGCGATACCTGAATGTTTATCAATTTCGAAACCATAAATTTCGGCATTTGTTTTCCCAAGAGAAACCAGTTCCAGATTATGAGGAATTTTCGGTTTTTTTTCTCCAACCAGTTTCAATTTATTGGCAAGAGGTGAGATGGTACTTCCTTGGATGAGTGTCGACGTCAGAACAACGAAAAATACTACATTGAATATCAATCCGCTGTTCTCAAGACCGGCCAACATCGGGTACGTGGCAAGCACAATCGGTACCGCTCCCCTAAGACCCGCCCAGGATAAGAAGAGAACCTCTTTTCCCGTAAAGTTAAATCCGATCATACTGATCGCCACACCAATAGGTCTGGCAATAATCATCAAAATGAAAGACAAGGCAAGACCCTGCCATACAATATGTACAAGCTGGTCCGGGAATACGAGCAATCCTAAGAGAACAAACATAAGGATTTGCATCATCCAGGCAAAGCCCTCGTTGAACCGG
This Paenibacillus larvae subsp. larvae DNA region includes the following protein-coding sequences:
- a CDS encoding DUF2935 domain-containing protein; translated protein: MQLINIREQGIFEELFWMEIFGDHARFINRALTVNAQQELEQAGAFIRLFNTLADRANAKPDEGELRKLHKEALEAVYHLRTFKLYLLRKMLTETFEFHLSPTFLNHMVNEAEEGIHVISALAEGKEPPRDHALHHHLVWLQDAVGHADSLDANLDSQEKGLKALTEEYGQHFEWLYLKAVELVGYVRTRLQEFPALNRFNSQVEMEMVLFRKFLEELKEMDIRLEALGTLSPLMIDHMAREECYYLLKLSQVTALTPPACDPAKPRIGR